A DNA window from Novosphingobium sp. RL4 contains the following coding sequences:
- a CDS encoding SDR family NAD(P)-dependent oxidoreductase has translation MSYKVAIVTGAAAGIGAACAKRLAREGVAVAVLDLDAERCEDTVRAIREAGGTALALGADVSNRASVKAAVDQVREKLGPISILVNNAGVTDFTPFEELTDERWDFIYAVNVRGLFIMTQECLPDMKAAHWGRIVNISSSSAQTGAINMIPYSSSKGAVVTMTRSMAQEFGPLGITVNNIPPGSVMGTIMSEANRDRFQIPTEVLLQSVPVRRLGEPNDIANACAWLCHEDTGYVTGQTIGVNGGRVVT, from the coding sequence ATGTCCTACAAGGTTGCCATCGTCACCGGCGCCGCCGCCGGAATCGGCGCCGCTTGCGCCAAGCGCCTGGCCAGGGAGGGCGTGGCGGTCGCCGTGCTCGATCTCGATGCGGAGCGCTGCGAAGACACCGTCAGGGCCATCCGCGAAGCCGGCGGGACCGCGCTCGCGCTTGGCGCGGATGTGTCGAACCGCGCCTCGGTGAAAGCCGCCGTGGATCAGGTGCGCGAAAAGCTCGGCCCGATCTCGATCCTCGTCAACAATGCCGGCGTCACCGATTTCACGCCGTTCGAGGAACTCACCGACGAGCGCTGGGACTTCATCTATGCGGTCAACGTGCGCGGGCTCTTCATCATGACCCAGGAATGCCTGCCGGACATGAAGGCGGCGCACTGGGGCCGCATCGTCAACATCTCTTCATCGAGTGCGCAAACCGGGGCGATAAACATGATCCCCTATTCCTCCTCGAAGGGCGCGGTCGTGACGATGACCCGCTCCATGGCGCAGGAATTCGGCCCCCTCGGGATCACCGTGAACAATATCCCGCCCGGCTCGGTAATGGGCACGATCATGTCGGAAGCCAATCGCGACCGCTTCCAGATCCCGACCGAAGTCCTGCTCCAATCGGTGCCCGTGCGCCGTCTTGGCGAACCGAACGATATCGCCAATGCATGTGCCTGGCTGTGCCACGAGGATACCGGCTACGTCACCGGCCAGACCATCGGCGTCAACGGCGGGCGCGTGGTTACCTGA
- the ppa gene encoding inorganic diphosphatase has product MRIDMIPVGKNPPESLNVIIEVPVGGEPVKYEFDKDSGALFVDRILHTPMRYPANYGFVPHTLSPDGDPLDALVVARSPFVPGSVVRVRPIAVLNLEDEHGGDEKLVCVPDDATFPYYSDVQEKGDLPPIVFSQIEHFFTHYKDLEKEKWVRVGTWGGADEARQIVIEAIERYNTEGKGAQA; this is encoded by the coding sequence ATGCGCATCGACATGATTCCTGTCGGCAAGAACCCGCCGGAGAGCCTGAACGTCATCATCGAGGTTCCCGTTGGTGGTGAGCCCGTGAAGTATGAGTTCGACAAGGACTCGGGCGCGCTGTTCGTCGATCGTATCCTGCACACGCCGATGCGTTACCCCGCCAACTACGGTTTCGTGCCGCACACGCTTTCGCCCGACGGCGATCCGCTTGATGCGCTGGTCGTTGCCCGCTCGCCCTTCGTGCCCGGCTCGGTCGTGCGCGTTCGCCCGATCGCGGTGCTGAACCTGGAAGACGAGCACGGCGGCGACGAGAAGCTGGTCTGCGTTCCCGACGACGCCACCTTCCCCTATTATTCCGACGTTCAGGAAAAGGGCGATCTGCCGCCGATCGTGTTCAGCCAGATCGAGCACTTCTTCACCCACTACAAGGATCTCGAAAAGGAGAAGTGGGTGCGCGTCGGAACCTGGGGCGGCGCCGATGAAGCGCGGCAGATCGTCATCGAGGCGATCGAGCGCTATAACACCGAAGGCAAGGGCGCTCAGGCCTGA
- a CDS encoding M61 family metallopeptidase translates to MKYRSAVVTLLALLSVSTPALAQESAQRSRPMAPALPAPLPAAQDKAYAGTISLDIDASDVVHGVYRVTQQFPVASGTDKLTLVQPSWLPGNHSPTGPAALLAQIHFLADGKEIKWQRDTVAVNAFHLELPAGTQVVTAKFIHTSPVQAKEGRITMTQEMLNLQWEKMSLYPSGYYTRGVTVKPTVKFPAGWTVYTSLDGKVQQGDSVTWTATDYERLVDEPVFAGKYAQRWDLGHDVSMDVVADEAKLLGIKPENMKAYRNLVSEALLTFGARHFDHYDFLLALTDRMGGIGLEHHRSSENQMEPKVWTDWDKMDWDRNVIPHEFVHSWNGKYRRPADLWTPDYQQPMQNTLLWVYEGQTQFWGYILAARSGVQTKQTILDTLAGAVARYSEATPGRGWRSVEDTTFAPVLNMRRPLPYTSVTRTEDYYVEGALTWLEADQIIRQGTGGKKGLDDFAKAFFGVRDGDWGELTYDFDEVARTLNGVYPYDWAGFLKTRIYDTNQPAPTKGIEMGGYKLVWKDTQNGYDKGVSDSRKSLDLTYSLGVTLDNEGTVTGAVFDGLGYNAGLVSGVKVVAVNGTAYSGEVVKDAITAAKTAKEPISLLVKRGDAFSTVALDYHGGLRWPWLESTTPGKVNGLDRLLAPRGK, encoded by the coding sequence ATGAAATATCGTTCCGCGGTCGTCACGCTCCTCGCCCTACTTTCCGTTTCAACCCCCGCCCTCGCGCAGGAATCCGCCCAGCGGAGCCGGCCGATGGCGCCCGCGTTGCCCGCGCCGCTGCCGGCTGCGCAGGACAAGGCTTATGCCGGTACCATCTCGCTCGACATCGACGCCAGCGATGTCGTCCACGGCGTCTACCGGGTCACGCAGCAGTTCCCGGTCGCGTCGGGGACCGACAAGCTGACCCTCGTCCAGCCGAGCTGGCTGCCGGGCAATCACTCGCCGACCGGCCCCGCTGCGCTGCTCGCGCAGATCCATTTCCTTGCCGACGGCAAGGAGATCAAGTGGCAGCGCGACACCGTGGCCGTGAATGCCTTCCATCTGGAGCTTCCGGCCGGAACGCAGGTCGTCACGGCGAAGTTCATCCACACCTCGCCGGTGCAGGCCAAGGAAGGCCGCATCACGATGACGCAGGAAATGCTCAACCTCCAGTGGGAGAAGATGAGCCTTTATCCCTCGGGCTACTACACCCGCGGCGTGACCGTGAAGCCGACCGTGAAGTTCCCGGCCGGCTGGACCGTCTACACCTCGCTCGACGGGAAAGTGCAGCAGGGCGACAGCGTGACCTGGACGGCGACCGACTATGAGCGCCTGGTCGACGAGCCGGTCTTCGCGGGCAAGTACGCCCAGCGCTGGGATCTGGGCCATGACGTCAGCATGGATGTCGTTGCCGACGAGGCGAAGCTGCTCGGCATCAAGCCCGAGAACATGAAGGCTTATCGCAATCTCGTGTCGGAAGCGCTGCTGACGTTCGGCGCGCGCCATTTCGACCACTACGACTTCCTGCTGGCACTGACCGACCGCATGGGCGGGATCGGCCTCGAGCACCATCGTTCGAGCGAGAACCAGATGGAGCCCAAGGTCTGGACCGACTGGGACAAGATGGACTGGGATCGCAACGTGATCCCGCATGAATTCGTCCATAGCTGGAACGGAAAGTACCGCCGCCCGGCCGACCTCTGGACGCCGGACTACCAGCAGCCGATGCAGAACACGTTGCTCTGGGTCTATGAGGGCCAGACCCAGTTCTGGGGCTACATCCTCGCGGCGCGCTCGGGCGTGCAGACCAAGCAGACGATCCTCGACACGCTGGCAGGCGCTGTCGCGCGCTATTCGGAAGCGACGCCGGGTCGCGGCTGGCGTTCGGTGGAGGACACCACTTTCGCGCCGGTCCTCAACATGCGCCGTCCGCTGCCCTACACTTCCGTCACCCGCACCGAGGATTATTACGTTGAAGGTGCGCTGACCTGGCTCGAAGCGGATCAGATCATCCGCCAGGGCACCGGCGGCAAGAAGGGCCTCGATGATTTCGCAAAGGCCTTCTTCGGCGTGCGCGATGGCGACTGGGGCGAATTGACGTATGATTTCGACGAAGTCGCCAGGACGCTGAACGGCGTCTATCCTTACGACTGGGCCGGTTTCCTCAAGACCCGCATCTATGACACCAACCAGCCGGCGCCGACCAAGGGCATCGAGATGGGGGGCTACAAGCTGGTCTGGAAGGACACGCAGAACGGCTACGACAAGGGCGTTTCGGATTCGCGCAAGTCGCTCGACCTTACGTATTCGCTGGGCGTGACGCTGGATAACGAAGGCACTGTGACCGGCGCGGTGTTCGACGGGCTTGGCTACAATGCCGGTCTCGTCAGCGGCGTGAAGGTCGTGGCGGTGAACGGCACGGCCTATAGCGGCGAAGTCGTCAAGGATGCGATCACGGCGGCGAAGACGGCGAAGGAGCCGATCTCGCTGCTGGTCAAGCGCGGCGACGCATTCAGCACCGTGGCGCTGGATTATCACGGCGGCCTGCGTTGGCCCTGGCTGGAAAGCACCACGCCGGGCAAGGTCAACGGGCTTGATCGCCTGCTGGCGCCGCGCGGGAAGTAA
- the hisS gene encoding histidine--tRNA ligase: MSSTPSNTPLGKTPQAIRGTQDIFGIDAEAFAHVVETFERVRKLYRFRRAEMPVFEKTEVFSRSIGETTDVVSKEMYSFEDRGGESLTLRPEFTAGIARAYLTNGWKQFAPVKLATHGPLFRYERPQKGRYRQFHQIDAELIGSPEPLADVELLVMADHLLKELGISDGVTLQLNTLGDVASREAWRAALIEYFRAHKDALSEDSQDRLERNPLRILDSKDPRDKVFVSDAPRIDDFLSAEAQDFFGAVTHGLDAAGVAYERAPSLVRGLDYYRHTAFEFVTDRLGAQGTVLGGGRYDGLMESLGGPATPAVGWAAGIERLSMLVADAGTLTEAPLTVVLAVEDDAALGYAQKVITALRFQGLDAEMVATGSARKRFDKAVKMGARVLVSFGTKDGLPSANLRAAEPTAEYLAVEQVLQSVHP; the protein is encoded by the coding sequence ATGAGCAGCACACCGAGCAACACCCCCCTGGGCAAGACGCCTCAGGCGATCCGCGGAACCCAGGATATCTTCGGCATCGACGCCGAGGCTTTCGCGCACGTTGTCGAGACGTTCGAACGCGTCCGCAAGCTCTATCGTTTTCGCCGCGCCGAAATGCCGGTCTTCGAGAAGACCGAAGTGTTCTCCCGCTCGATCGGCGAGACGACCGACGTCGTGTCCAAGGAAATGTACTCGTTCGAGGATCGCGGCGGCGAATCGCTGACCCTGCGCCCGGAATTCACCGCCGGCATCGCCCGCGCCTACCTGACCAACGGCTGGAAGCAGTTCGCCCCGGTCAAGCTGGCCACGCATGGGCCGCTGTTCCGCTACGAACGCCCGCAAAAGGGCCGTTACCGCCAGTTCCACCAGATCGACGCCGAACTGATCGGCTCGCCCGAACCGCTCGCCGACGTGGAACTGCTGGTCATGGCCGACCACCTCCTCAAGGAGCTGGGAATTTCGGACGGCGTCACGCTCCAGCTCAACACCCTGGGCGACGTTGCCAGCCGCGAAGCCTGGCGCGCCGCGCTGATCGAATACTTCCGCGCCCACAAGGATGCGCTTTCGGAAGATTCGCAGGACCGCCTGGAGCGCAATCCGCTGCGCATCCTCGATTCCAAGGACCCGCGCGACAAGGTTTTCGTCAGCGACGCGCCCCGGATCGACGATTTCCTCTCGGCCGAGGCACAGGACTTCTTCGGCGCGGTGACTCACGGCCTCGACGCTGCCGGCGTGGCTTACGAGCGCGCGCCTTCGCTGGTTCGCGGGCTTGACTACTATCGCCACACCGCCTTCGAATTCGTGACCGACCGGCTTGGCGCGCAGGGCACGGTGCTGGGCGGCGGCCGCTATGACGGTCTGATGGAAAGCCTTGGCGGCCCGGCTACGCCAGCAGTCGGCTGGGCTGCGGGGATCGAGCGCCTGTCGATGCTCGTCGCCGATGCCGGCACGCTTACCGAAGCCCCGCTGACCGTGGTTCTCGCAGTGGAGGACGATGCCGCGCTGGGTTATGCCCAGAAGGTCATCACCGCGCTGCGCTTCCAGGGCCTCGACGCCGAGATGGTCGCCACCGGCAGCGCCCGCAAGCGCTTCGACAAGGCCGTGAAGATGGGCGCCCGGGTGCTCGTCTCGTTCGGCACGAAGGATGGCCTGCCGAGCGCAAACCTGCGCGCGGCCGAGCCGACCGCCGAATACCTCGCGGTCGAGCAGGTTCTCCAGTCGGTCCACCCGTGA
- the prfA gene encoding peptide chain release factor 1 yields MSISDARLGQIAARFAELEARLASGTLEGDAFVAASRDYAELEPVARVAAEVVSMRGELVSLQTLEDPDPDMRALAEEEIFRLKGQLPETERQLAIAMLPRDAADVRPAMLEIRAGTGGDEAALFAADLYRMYERYAAEQGWRVEMVSANASDVGGFKEVVANVTGSGVFAKLKFESGVHRVQRVPVTESGGRIHTSAATVAVLPEPSEVDVQIEDKDLKIDIYRASGAGGQHVNTTDSAVRITHLPTNLVVICQDERSQHKNKAKAMQVLRARLYEKMRDEAHDAEAEARKAMVGSGDRSERIRTYNFPQGRVTDHRINLTLHRLPEILEGPGLAEMIDALIAEDEAKRLAAMDA; encoded by the coding sequence GTGAGCATTTCCGACGCCCGCCTCGGCCAGATCGCCGCGCGTTTCGCGGAACTTGAGGCACGCCTTGCCTCGGGTACGCTGGAAGGCGACGCCTTCGTCGCCGCCAGCCGCGATTATGCCGAACTGGAACCGGTGGCGCGCGTTGCCGCTGAAGTCGTGTCGATGCGCGGCGAACTGGTATCGCTCCAAACCCTGGAAGACCCGGACCCCGACATGCGCGCACTGGCCGAGGAGGAAATCTTCCGCCTCAAGGGCCAGTTGCCCGAAACCGAACGTCAGCTCGCCATCGCCATGTTGCCGCGCGATGCGGCCGACGTCCGCCCGGCCATGCTGGAAATCCGCGCCGGAACCGGCGGCGATGAAGCCGCGCTTTTCGCGGCCGATCTCTACCGCATGTACGAGCGCTATGCCGCCGAGCAGGGCTGGCGGGTCGAAATGGTCAGCGCCAACGCCAGCGACGTCGGCGGCTTCAAGGAAGTCGTCGCCAACGTTACCGGCTCGGGCGTTTTCGCCAAACTCAAGTTCGAAAGCGGCGTCCACCGCGTACAGCGCGTGCCGGTCACGGAATCGGGCGGCCGGATCCATACCTCCGCCGCCACGGTCGCGGTGCTGCCCGAACCGAGCGAGGTGGATGTCCAGATCGAGGACAAGGACCTCAAGATCGATATCTACCGCGCTTCCGGCGCGGGCGGCCAGCACGTCAACACGACCGATTCGGCGGTGCGCATCACTCACCTGCCCACCAATCTCGTGGTGATCTGCCAGGACGAGCGCAGCCAGCACAAGAACAAGGCCAAGGCCATGCAGGTTCTGCGCGCGCGCCTCTACGAGAAGATGCGTGACGAGGCCCATGACGCCGAGGCCGAGGCCCGCAAGGCCATGGTCGGCTCGGGTGACCGCTCCGAACGCATCCGTACCTACAATTTCCCGCAGGGGCGCGTCACCGATCACCGTATCAACCTGACGCTGCACCGCCTGCCGGAAATCCTCGAAGGGCCGGGCCTTGCCGAAATGATCGACGCGCTGATCGCCGAGGACGAGGCCAAGCGCCTCGCCGCGATGGATGCCTGA
- the prmC gene encoding peptide chain release factor N(5)-glutamine methyltransferase, with amino-acid sequence MPEKTVGEAIRDAAERLAATSDTARLDAEVLMAHALHTSRSSLLLSRMRDDAPAGFAALVARRAEHEPVAYITGQQEFFGLPFTVGPDVLIPRGDSEVLVEAALAARPDARSVLDCGTGSGALLLAVLANLPQARGVGMDSSPGALATAKANAQALGLADRARMVAADWLLSDWADALGGPFDLVLANPPYVETTVELDRSVASYEPASALYSGELGLDDYRILIPQLPGLLAPGGVALVEIGHEQAESVAEIGQLAGLASRLHRDLGNRPRVLEFSTAA; translated from the coding sequence ATGCCTGAAAAAACAGTCGGCGAGGCGATCCGCGACGCAGCGGAGCGCCTTGCCGCGACCAGCGACACCGCCCGGCTGGATGCCGAAGTGCTCATGGCCCATGCCCTGCACACTTCGCGCTCGTCCCTGCTGCTTTCCCGCATGCGCGACGATGCCCCCGCCGGCTTCGCCGCGCTGGTTGCACGCCGGGCGGAGCACGAACCGGTCGCCTATATCACCGGCCAACAGGAATTCTTCGGCCTGCCCTTCACGGTCGGCCCCGACGTGCTCATTCCGCGCGGCGATTCGGAAGTTCTCGTCGAAGCCGCCCTTGCGGCCCGCCCCGATGCCCGTTCCGTGCTCGACTGCGGCACCGGATCGGGCGCGCTGCTCCTGGCTGTGCTCGCGAACCTCCCGCAGGCCCGCGGCGTGGGCATGGACAGTTCGCCCGGCGCCCTCGCCACCGCGAAGGCGAATGCACAAGCCCTCGGCCTTGCCGATCGCGCGCGCATGGTTGCGGCGGACTGGCTCCTCAGCGACTGGGCCGATGCCCTCGGCGGGCCCTTCGATCTCGTGCTGGCCAATCCGCCCTATGTCGAGACGACGGTGGAACTCGATCGCTCGGTCGCCTCCTATGAGCCTGCCAGCGCACTTTATTCCGGCGAACTGGGCCTTGATGACTACCGGATTCTGATACCGCAATTGCCCGGCCTGCTGGCGCCCGGCGGCGTCGCCCTCGTGGAGATCGGTCATGAACAGGCCGAATCCGTCGCCGAGATCGGCCAGCTTGCCGGCCTCGCCAGCCGTCTCCACCGCGACCTCGGTAATCGTCCGAGAGTGTTGGAGTTTTCAACAGCCGCGTAA
- a CDS encoding DUF4167 domain-containing protein yields MNNNRGNNRRRGRGNNRQQGGQQTNRIDSRARGNAPQLLEKYRKLAHDAHLNGDRVTEEYYLQFADHYFRVIADQKQRQEDSRQPRRDDRSSDYGDDYGTDEYGDYDAPASQERQERPERQERPERQDRPERQERPERQDRPERQERPERQERSFDRQDRPQRQDRAPRAEQQAEEPTAEATGNEAEPERSVYEPAENPFVRDNRPSRGLKQRKPRRTREEAGGEGESNAASADVAAAEPAANLDPAILPPAISAAPAKRTPKAAAEKPAAEKSDDVKSDETAEEKPRRRRTRKAATPADEGGDSPLEAVNS; encoded by the coding sequence TTGAATAATAATCGTGGTAACAACCGTCGGCGTGGCCGCGGTAATAATCGCCAGCAAGGCGGCCAGCAGACCAATCGGATCGACAGCAGGGCTCGCGGCAATGCGCCGCAGCTGCTGGAGAAGTATCGCAAGCTGGCACATGACGCGCATCTCAATGGCGACCGCGTGACTGAGGAATATTACCTTCAGTTCGCGGACCACTATTTTCGCGTGATCGCCGACCAGAAGCAGCGCCAGGAAGATTCGCGCCAGCCGCGCCGCGACGATCGTTCGTCGGATTACGGCGATGACTACGGCACGGACGAATATGGCGATTACGATGCGCCTGCCAGCCAGGAGCGGCAGGAACGTCCCGAGCGGCAGGAACGTCCCGAACGCCAGGATCGACCTGAGCGGCAGGAACGTCCCGAACGCCAGGATCGACCTGAGCGGCAGGAACGCCCTGAACGTCAGGAACGCAGCTTCGACCGCCAGGACCGTCCGCAGCGTCAGGACCGTGCTCCGCGCGCCGAGCAGCAAGCCGAGGAACCGACCGCCGAGGCGACCGGTAACGAAGCCGAGCCCGAGCGTTCGGTCTACGAACCGGCCGAAAACCCCTTCGTGCGTGACAACCGCCCTTCGCGCGGCCTGAAGCAGCGCAAGCCGCGTCGCACCCGTGAAGAGGCCGGCGGCGAAGGCGAAAGCAACGCGGCCTCCGCCGATGTTGCTGCTGCCGAACCTGCGGCCAACCTCGACCCGGCCATCCTGCCTCCCGCGATTTCGGCTGCGCCCGCCAAGCGGACGCCCAAGGCCGCCGCGGAAAAGCCCGCGGCCGAAAAGTCGGACGATGTGAAGTCCGATGAAACCGCCGAGGAAAAACCGCGCCGTCGCCGTACCCGCAAGGCC